One Rosettibacter firmus genomic window carries:
- a CDS encoding HAD-IA family hydrolase gives MINDKSTYKYKVFIFDLDNTIYDEMLYLNKAYEKVVKEVVNRNQNFKYEKKLLNYLIKTRINEGRKNIYQKFILKYKINNFTIDDFLYCLRNVRLKKNSILPYKEIEEYIKKIGKKSKIYILTNGNYIQQRNKYKAIKIPYKDKIKVIYASKSGYEKPDPLLIIKLINKLKINRNNILFIGDSEIDFQTAQNAKIDFLHVNILKKLLNSYGI, from the coding sequence ATGATAAATGATAAAAGCACATATAAATATAAAGTGTTTATATTCGATTTAGATAATACTATTTATGATGAGATGTTATATTTAAATAAAGCGTATGAAAAAGTTGTTAAAGAAGTTGTTAACAGAAATCAGAACTTTAAATATGAAAAAAAACTATTGAATTATTTAATAAAGACCAGAATAAATGAAGGTCGTAAAAATATATATCAAAAATTTATCTTAAAATATAAAATCAATAATTTTACAATTGATGATTTTTTATATTGTTTACGAAATGTAAGATTAAAAAAGAATTCTATTTTACCATATAAAGAAATAGAAGAGTATATAAAAAAAATAGGTAAAAAAAGTAAGATCTATATTTTAACTAATGGGAATTATATACAACAAAGAAATAAGTATAAAGCTATAAAAATACCATATAAGGATAAAATAAAAGTAATTTATGCATCAAAATCTGGCTATGAAAAACCAGATCCTTTATTAATAATAAAACTTATAAATAAATTAAAAATAAATCGAAATAATATATTATTTATTGGTGATTCAGAAATTGATTTTCAAACTGCACAAAATGCTAAAATCGATTTTTTACATGTAAATATTTTAAAAAAATTATTGAACTCATATGGAATATAA
- a CDS encoding PIG-L deacetylase family protein — translation MEYNRILILSPHTDDAEFGCGGTIVKFLENNKEIHWVVFSIAEDSLPNELNKLKLQNEFINVTKELNLKESDYTIFRYPVRKLSDYRQEILESLIKFKQEFKPDLVIGPSQNDYHQDHQVISNEMIRAFKTHSSILCYELPWNHINFTSSYFIKLEERHIQMKLKILSKYETQIVLNRFYFSEDMVRGLALTRGAQINYKYAESFDVLRIID, via the coding sequence ATGGAATATAATAGAATCCTTATACTTTCTCCCCACACAGATGATGCAGAATTTGGTTGCGGTGGAACAATTGTTAAGTTTTTAGAAAATAATAAAGAAATACATTGGGTGGTTTTTTCTATTGCTGAAGATTCACTTCCCAATGAATTGAATAAGTTAAAATTACAAAATGAGTTTATTAATGTTACAAAAGAACTTAATCTTAAAGAAAGTGATTATACCATTTTCAGATATCCTGTAAGAAAGTTAAGTGATTATCGACAGGAAATATTAGAATCACTTATAAAGTTTAAGCAGGAATTTAAACCAGACCTTGTTATTGGACCTTCGCAGAATGATTATCATCAGGATCATCAAGTGATTTCAAATGAAATGATAAGAGCTTTTAAAACACATAGCAGTATTTTATGTTATGAACTACCCTGGAATCATATAAATTTTACGTCTTCGTATTTCATCAAATTAGAAGAACGACATATTCAAATGAAACTAAAGATCTTAAGTAAATATGAAACTCAGATAGTATTAAATCGCTTTTATTTTTCTGAAGATATGGTCAGAGGTTTGGCATTAACAAGAGGGGCACAAATTAATTATAAGTATGCTGAATCTTTTGATGTGCTAAGAATAATTGATTAA